A region from the Corylus avellana chromosome ca7, CavTom2PMs-1.0 genome encodes:
- the LOC132187092 gene encoding LOB domain-containing protein 38-like, whose amino-acid sequence MSCNGCRVLRKGCSESCILRPCLQWIETPEAQGHATVFVAKFFGRAGLMSFISNVPESQRPALFQSLLFEACGRTVNPVNGAVGLLWTGNWHVCQAAVETVLRGGTLRPMPELLGTDRTPASDEASEADEVTCTDMWSLGSPSPKSRPKVSPKRKRSSDEPAGLDLRLTPSFLAKASAYKPEIRRPGTPSMNSEESVTTTCFESGLADQHGRGGDPKLLSLFF is encoded by the exons ATGAGTTGCAATGGGTGCAGAGTTCTCCGAAAGGGGTGCAGCGAGTCGTGTATTCTACGCCCTTGCTTGCAGTGGATCGAGACCCCTGAAGCCCAAGGTCACGCCACCGTATTCGTCGCCAAGTTCTTCGGCCGCGCCGGCCTTATGTCCTTCATCTCCAACGTCCCCGAGTCCCAGAGACCTg CTTTGTTTCAGTCGTTGTTGTTTGAAGCATGTGGACGGACCGTCAACCCGGTGAACGGCGCCGTTGGACTTTTGTGGACCGGAAACTGGCACGTGTGCCAGGCGGCGGTTGAGACCGTCCTACGCGGAGGCACGTTGCGCCCGATGCCGGAGCTTCTTGGCACCGATCGAACTCCGGCGTCCGACGAGGCGTCCGAGGCCGACGAAGTCACCTGTACCGACATGTGGAGCCTCGGCTCTCCCAGTCCCAAGTCCCGGCCCAAGGTCTCCCCGAAACGCAAGCGATCCTCCGACGAGCCGGCAGGTCTCGATCTCCGCCTGACCCCGAGTTTTCTGGCCAAGGCATCGGCCTACAAGCCCGAGATCCGGCGGCCGGGTACTCCGTCCATGAATTCGGAGGAGTCGGTGACGACCACGTGCTTCGAAAGCGGTTTGGCGGATCAGCATGGAAGGGGAGGAGATCCAAAGCTTCTCAGCTTGTTCTTTTGA